The following are encoded together in the Bradyrhizobium genosp. L genome:
- the gatA gene encoding Asp-tRNA(Asn)/Glu-tRNA(Gln) amidotransferase subunit GatA — MTDLTSMTIAEARAGLAKKSFTARELTDAHLAAIEAARALNAYVLETPDLAREMAAEADARIAKGEGGPLAGIPLGIKDLFATRDIRTTACSKILGNFIPPYESTITSQLWRDGAVLLGKLNNDEFAMGSSNETSCFGPVTNPWRREGSNTTLVPGGSSGGSASAVAAQLCMGATATDTGGSIRQPAAFTATVGIKPTYGRCSRWGIVAFASSLDQAGPIARDVRDTAILMRSMAGHDPKDTTSVDIAVPDYEAAVGKSVKGMKIGIPKEYRLDGMPAEIEKLWSDGAAWLKAAGAELVEVSLPHTKYALPAYYIVAPAEASSNLARYDGVRYGLREQAKNIIEMYENTRAEGFGAEVRRRVLIGTYVLSAGYYDAYYLRAQKVRTLIKKDFEDCFAKGVTAILTPATPSAAFGVGEKGDDPVEMYLNDIFTVTVNMAGLPGIAVPAGMDAQGLPLGLQLIGRAFDEETLFSLGGVIEQAAGRFTPPKWW, encoded by the coding sequence ATGACCGATTTGACATCGATGACGATCGCCGAGGCCCGCGCAGGCCTGGCGAAAAAGTCCTTCACCGCGCGCGAACTGACCGACGCGCATCTCGCCGCGATCGAAGCCGCGCGCGCGCTCAATGCCTATGTGCTGGAGACGCCGGACCTCGCCCGCGAGATGGCGGCCGAAGCCGACGCCAGGATCGCCAAGGGCGAGGGCGGCCCGCTCGCCGGCATCCCGCTCGGCATCAAGGACCTGTTCGCGACCCGCGACATCCGCACCACGGCGTGCTCGAAGATCCTCGGCAATTTCATTCCGCCCTACGAGTCGACGATTACCTCGCAGCTGTGGCGCGACGGCGCCGTGCTGCTCGGCAAGCTCAACAATGACGAGTTCGCGATGGGCTCGTCGAACGAGACCTCGTGCTTCGGCCCGGTCACCAATCCGTGGCGGCGCGAGGGCAGCAATACCACGCTGGTGCCGGGCGGCTCGTCCGGCGGCTCGGCGTCGGCAGTGGCGGCGCAGCTCTGCATGGGCGCGACCGCGACCGACACCGGCGGCTCGATCCGCCAGCCCGCCGCGTTCACTGCGACCGTCGGCATCAAGCCGACCTATGGCCGCTGCTCGCGCTGGGGCATCGTCGCGTTCGCATCCTCGCTCGACCAGGCCGGCCCGATCGCGCGTGACGTGCGCGACACCGCGATCCTGATGCGCTCGATGGCAGGGCATGATCCGAAAGACACCACGTCGGTCGATATCGCGGTGCCCGATTACGAAGCCGCGGTCGGCAAGTCGGTCAAGGGCATGAAGATCGGCATCCCCAAGGAGTATCGGCTCGACGGCATGCCGGCGGAGATCGAAAAACTCTGGAGCGATGGCGCGGCATGGCTGAAGGCGGCGGGCGCCGAGCTCGTCGAGGTGTCGCTGCCGCACACCAAATACGCGCTGCCGGCCTATTACATCGTGGCGCCGGCGGAAGCGTCCTCGAATCTCGCGCGCTATGACGGCGTGCGCTACGGACTGCGCGAGCAGGCCAAGAACATCATCGAGATGTACGAGAACACCCGTGCCGAGGGTTTTGGCGCCGAGGTGCGCCGCCGCGTGCTGATCGGCACCTATGTGCTGTCGGCCGGCTATTACGATGCGTATTACCTCCGCGCGCAGAAGGTGCGCACGCTGATCAAGAAGGATTTCGAGGACTGCTTCGCCAAGGGGGTCACCGCGATCCTGACGCCGGCGACGCCGTCGGCGGCGTTCGGCGTCGGCGAGAAGGGCGACGATCCCGTCGAGATGTATCTCAACGACATCTTCACGGTGACCGTGAACATGGCGGGATTGCCCGGCATCGCGGTGCCGGCGGGCATGGATGCGCAGGGGCTGCCGCTCGGCCTGCAACTGATCGGTCGTGCCTTCGACGAGGAGACGCTGTTCTCGCTCGGCGGAGTGATCGAGCAGGCCGCCGGCCGCTTCACCCCGCCGAAATGGTGGTGA
- a CDS encoding NAD(P)H-dependent flavin oxidoreductase encodes MAISTGLTTRLCIEHPILLAPMDTISGSRLVRAVSEAGGFGILGGGYGDRTRLETETAKLNGFAKPFGIGFITWSLAKQPELLDIALDVRPRGIMLSFGDPAPFAPKIKAAGGLMICQVQSEEMAKQALDCGADILIAQGTEAGGHGAARTTLDIVPAIIDFAAGRVPVVAAGGIADGRGLAAMLMLGASGVLLGTRFYASVEADGADKAKQLICAAKSGETVRGVVFDWSRRLMWPAPFTARSLVNDHLTRWSGREIELMQRADEIAVDYAAARAAGNFDVAAVFAGESAGLIHDIVPAAEIVGRIVAEAEQSLLGRRNFLPSPLVGEGGADAVRDG; translated from the coding sequence ATGGCGATCTCGACCGGATTGACGACGCGGCTCTGCATCGAACATCCGATCCTGCTCGCGCCGATGGATACGATTTCCGGGAGCAGGCTGGTCAGAGCGGTCAGCGAGGCCGGCGGCTTTGGCATTCTGGGCGGCGGTTATGGCGACAGGACCCGGCTCGAGACCGAGACCGCGAAGCTGAACGGCTTTGCAAAACCGTTCGGCATTGGCTTCATCACCTGGAGCCTGGCGAAGCAACCCGAGCTGCTCGATATCGCGCTCGACGTCCGACCGCGCGGGATCATGCTGAGTTTCGGCGATCCGGCGCCGTTCGCACCAAAGATCAAGGCCGCGGGCGGGCTCATGATCTGCCAGGTGCAGAGTGAGGAGATGGCAAAGCAGGCGCTCGATTGCGGCGCCGACATCCTGATCGCGCAGGGCACCGAGGCGGGCGGCCACGGCGCCGCGCGCACCACGCTCGACATCGTGCCCGCGATCATCGATTTCGCGGCGGGCCGCGTGCCGGTGGTTGCCGCGGGCGGCATCGCCGACGGACGCGGGCTCGCCGCGATGCTGATGCTCGGCGCATCCGGCGTGCTGCTCGGCACGCGCTTCTATGCCAGCGTCGAGGCTGACGGCGCCGACAAGGCGAAGCAGCTGATCTGCGCGGCGAAGAGCGGGGAGACGGTGCGCGGTGTCGTGTTCGACTGGTCGCGCAGACTGATGTGGCCAGCGCCGTTCACCGCACGCTCGCTGGTCAACGACCATCTGACGCGCTGGAGCGGACGCGAGATCGAGCTGATGCAGCGGGCGGACGAGATCGCGGTCGACTATGCCGCGGCGAGGGCCGCCGGGAATTTCGACGTCGCCGCGGTGTTCGCCGGGGAATCCGCCGGCCTGATCCATGATATCGTTCCCGCCGCCGAGATCGTCGGCCGCATCGTCGCCGAAGCTGAGCAATCGCTGCTGGGGCGGCGCAACTTTCTTCCTTCTCCCCTTGTGGGAGAAGGTGGCGCGGACGCAGTCCGCGACGGATGA
- the gatC gene encoding Asp-tRNA(Asn)/Glu-tRNA(Gln) amidotransferase subunit GatC: MSVDATTVRRIAHLARIAVSDAEVPALQGELNAILAFVEQLSEVNIEGVEPMTSVTPMEMKKRADVVNDGEIADEIVGNAPDTTDHFFLVPKVVE, translated from the coding sequence ATGTCTGTTGACGCCACGACCGTCCGCCGCATCGCGCATCTGGCGCGGATCGCGGTCAGCGACGCCGAAGTTCCCGCGCTCCAGGGGGAATTGAACGCGATCCTGGCCTTTGTCGAGCAGTTGTCGGAGGTGAATATCGAGGGCGTCGAGCCGATGACCTCGGTGACGCCGATGGAGATGAAGAAGCGCGCCGACGTCGTCAATGACGGCGAGATCGCCGACGAGATCGTCGGCAACGCGCCCGATACGACCGATCATTTCTTCCTGGTGCCGAAGGTGGTCGAGTAA
- a CDS encoding patatin-like phospholipase family protein: MLAAVTAVALAGCATVYNLPGNMPLGAALADNNVARDIPNYEDDDLLALSFSGGGTRAAAFSFGVLQELDRVHSGVAGAKTLLDRVDFVSGVSGGSVTAAYFGLKRRAALDDFRERFLLRNAEEGLKTQISLGNIGRALSGGVNDSQFTNWLDRNLFDGARFGELPDDHRPRVWINASDIYNRTPFVFGKTAFDALCSDIRSYRVAEAVAASAAVPLAFAPIVLETYPGGCNAPLPAWLDRVRNDPNAQPLLRSYAEAQTRYRDGSMKYVKLLDGGLVDNYGLSGITIGLLAAQRPYEPLTERQAVKLRRLLFLVVDAGRGISGNFVQTLEGPSGVELVSAAADTAIDSSVRSSYAAFSALANDWNGKLKRWRCGLSAADRARLGVGGNWKCGDVSFYIERLSFDQLGPERAGILNAIPTRFSLPPEQVDQLIAGGADALRTSKAYQSFRRGL; encoded by the coding sequence CTGCTGGCAGCCGTGACGGCGGTGGCCTTGGCCGGCTGCGCGACCGTCTACAACCTGCCCGGCAATATGCCGCTTGGTGCTGCGCTCGCCGACAACAATGTCGCGCGCGACATTCCGAACTACGAAGACGATGATCTGCTGGCGCTGTCGTTCTCCGGCGGCGGCACGCGTGCGGCAGCGTTCTCGTTCGGCGTGCTGCAGGAGCTCGACCGGGTGCATTCCGGCGTCGCCGGCGCGAAAACGCTGCTCGACCGTGTCGACTTCGTCTCCGGCGTGTCGGGCGGATCGGTTACCGCCGCCTATTTCGGTCTCAAGCGGCGCGCCGCGCTCGACGATTTCCGCGAGCGCTTCCTGCTCCGCAACGCCGAGGAGGGGCTGAAGACCCAGATCTCGCTCGGCAATATCGGACGCGCGCTGAGCGGCGGCGTCAACGACAGCCAGTTCACCAATTGGCTCGACCGCAATCTGTTCGACGGCGCGCGCTTCGGCGAGCTGCCGGACGACCACCGGCCGCGGGTCTGGATCAACGCCTCCGACATCTACAACCGCACGCCCTTCGTGTTCGGCAAGACCGCCTTCGACGCGCTGTGCAGCGACATCCGCTCCTATCGTGTCGCCGAAGCCGTGGCAGCGTCCGCCGCCGTGCCGCTGGCCTTCGCGCCGATCGTGCTGGAAACCTATCCCGGCGGCTGCAACGCGCCGTTGCCGGCCTGGCTCGACCGGGTGCGCAACGATCCCAACGCGCAGCCGCTGCTGCGCTCCTATGCCGAGGCACAAACGCGCTACCGCGACGGCTCGATGAAGTACGTCAAGCTGCTCGACGGCGGCCTGGTCGACAATTACGGCCTGTCAGGCATCACCATCGGGCTGCTGGCGGCGCAACGACCCTATGAGCCGCTCACCGAGCGTCAGGCGGTGAAGCTGCGGCGGCTCCTGTTCCTGGTGGTCGACGCCGGCCGCGGCATCTCCGGCAACTTCGTGCAGACACTGGAAGGACCGAGCGGTGTCGAACTGGTATCGGCAGCGGCCGATACCGCGATCGATTCCAGCGTGCGGTCGAGCTATGCCGCGTTCTCGGCACTGGCCAATGACTGGAACGGCAAGCTGAAGCGCTGGCGCTGCGGCCTGTCGGCGGCGGATCGCGCCCGGCTTGGCGTCGGCGGCAACTGGAAATGCGGCGATGTCAGCTTCTACATCGAGCGGCTCAGCTTCGACCAGCTCGGCCCGGAGCGTGCCGGCATCCTCAATGCCATCCCGACGCGGTTCTCGCTGCCACCGGAGCAGGTCGACCAGCTGATCGCCGGCGGTGCGGACGCGCTGCGGACGAGCAAGGCGTATCAGTCGTTCCGCCGCGGGCTGTAA
- the gatB gene encoding Asp-tRNA(Asn)/Glu-tRNA(Gln) amidotransferase subunit GatB, which yields MTASAAPHKLIKGATGDWEVVIGMEIHAQVSSNAKLFSGASTAFGGEPNTHVSLVDAAMPGMLPVINEECVRQAVRTGLGLNAKINLRSVFDRKNYFYPDLPQGYQISQYKSPIVGEGEVVLELDGGRIATVGIERLHLEQDAGKLLHDQSPTMSYVDLNRSGVGLMEIVSKPDIRDAEQAKAYVTKVRAILRYLGTCDGDMEKGSLRADVNVSVRKPGGPLGTRCEIKNMNSVNFIGQAIEYEARRQIEIIEDGGAIDQETRLFDPNKGETRSMRSKEEAHDYRYFPDPDLLPLEFSQAFVDELKAQLPELPDEKKSRFITGFGLSPYDASVLVAERESAEFYETVLSGLADKARDGKLAANWVINELFGRLNKEGVDIAASPVSAAQLTAIVDLIGEGTISGKIAKDLFEIVWQEGGDPRALVETRGMKQVTDLGAIEKVVDDIIAANPDKVEQAKAKPQLVGWFVGQVMKSSGGKANPQAVNDLLKSKLGI from the coding sequence ATGACTGCATCAGCCGCACCCCATAAACTGATCAAAGGCGCCACCGGCGACTGGGAAGTCGTGATCGGCATGGAGATCCATGCCCAGGTCAGCTCGAACGCAAAGCTGTTCTCGGGCGCCTCCACCGCGTTCGGCGGCGAGCCCAATACCCATGTCTCGCTGGTCGATGCCGCGATGCCGGGCATGCTGCCCGTGATCAACGAGGAATGCGTCCGCCAGGCGGTGCGCACCGGCCTTGGACTGAACGCGAAGATCAATCTGCGTTCGGTGTTCGACCGGAAGAACTATTTCTATCCGGATCTGCCGCAGGGCTACCAGATCAGCCAGTACAAGTCGCCGATCGTCGGCGAGGGCGAGGTCGTGCTCGAGCTCGACGGCGGCCGCATCGCCACGGTCGGCATCGAACGGCTGCATCTGGAGCAGGACGCCGGCAAGCTGCTGCATGATCAGTCACCGACCATGTCCTATGTCGATCTCAACCGCTCAGGCGTCGGCTTGATGGAAATCGTTTCCAAGCCCGACATCCGCGATGCCGAGCAGGCCAAGGCTTACGTCACCAAAGTGCGCGCGATCCTGCGCTACCTCGGCACCTGCGACGGCGACATGGAGAAGGGCAGCCTGCGCGCCGACGTCAACGTCTCCGTGCGCAAGCCGGGCGGACCGCTCGGCACCCGCTGCGAAATCAAGAACATGAACTCGGTCAATTTCATCGGCCAGGCGATCGAGTACGAAGCGCGGCGCCAGATCGAGATCATCGAGGACGGCGGTGCGATCGACCAGGAGACCCGGCTGTTCGATCCGAACAAGGGCGAGACGCGCTCGATGCGCTCCAAGGAAGAGGCGCACGACTACCGTTACTTCCCCGATCCCGACTTGTTGCCGCTCGAGTTCAGCCAGGCTTTTGTCGACGAGTTGAAGGCGCAGCTGCCGGAACTGCCTGATGAGAAGAAGTCCCGGTTTATTACGGGCTTCGGGCTGTCGCCCTACGATGCGAGCGTGCTGGTGGCCGAGCGCGAGAGCGCCGAGTTCTACGAGACCGTGCTGTCCGGTCTCGCGGACAAGGCGCGCGACGGCAAGCTCGCCGCCAACTGGGTGATCAACGAGTTGTTCGGTCGGCTGAACAAGGAAGGCGTCGACATCGCAGCGTCGCCGGTGTCGGCCGCGCAACTTACCGCGATCGTCGATCTGATCGGCGAGGGAACGATTTCCGGCAAGATCGCCAAGGACTTGTTCGAGATCGTCTGGCAGGAGGGCGGCGATCCGCGCGCGCTCGTCGAGACGCGCGGCATGAAGCAGGTCACCGATCTCGGCGCGATCGAGAAGGTGGTCGACGACATCATCGCGGCCAATCCCGACAAGGTCGAGCAAGCCAAGGCGAAGCCGCAACTGGTCGGCTGGTTCGTCGGCCAGGTGATGAAGTCATCCGGCGGCAAGGCGAACCCGCAGGCGGTGAACGATCTTCTGAAGTCAAAGCTCGGCATCTGA
- a CDS encoding NAD(P)H-dependent flavin oxidoreductase, giving the protein MWPDRRLIDRFKTEFPIVLAPMAGVMDAELVIAVAQGGGLGSLPCAMLSPEKTREQVNIIRQRVSAPVNLNFFCHKAVDADPAREAKWRQRLAPYYREHGLNPDASINAANRAPFDAALCEVVEELKPEVVSFHFGLPEPKLLRRVKAVGAIVMASATTVKEAIWLEETGADVVIAQGADAGGHRGMFLTDNIAEQPGTFSLLPQVVDAVKVPVVAAGGIADGRGIAAAFALGASAVQIGSAYLRCPESKVSAAARIVLAQASDESTVITNVMTGRPARGVANRVMREVGPISPDAPAFPHSATALGPLKAAAEKQGKVDFTNLWAGQAVRMGKEMPAAELTRALAGAALARMGQLAG; this is encoded by the coding sequence ATGTGGCCGGACCGTCGATTGATCGATCGCTTCAAGACTGAATTCCCGATCGTGCTGGCGCCGATGGCCGGCGTGATGGATGCGGAGCTGGTGATCGCGGTGGCGCAGGGCGGCGGTCTCGGCTCGCTGCCATGCGCGATGCTGTCGCCGGAGAAGACGCGCGAGCAGGTCAACATCATCCGCCAGCGCGTCTCCGCGCCGGTCAATCTGAATTTCTTCTGCCACAAGGCCGTCGATGCGGATCCCGCACGTGAGGCAAAATGGCGGCAGCGGCTGGCGCCTTACTATCGCGAGCACGGCCTCAATCCGGATGCGTCGATCAATGCCGCCAACCGCGCGCCGTTTGATGCCGCATTGTGCGAGGTGGTCGAGGAGCTGAAGCCGGAGGTCGTCAGCTTCCATTTCGGCCTGCCGGAGCCCAAGCTGCTGCGGCGCGTGAAGGCGGTGGGTGCCATCGTGATGGCGTCGGCGACGACGGTGAAGGAGGCGATCTGGCTGGAAGAGACCGGCGCCGATGTCGTGATCGCGCAAGGCGCCGATGCCGGCGGCCATCGCGGCATGTTCCTGACCGACAATATCGCCGAGCAACCCGGAACGTTCTCGCTGCTGCCGCAGGTGGTCGATGCGGTGAAGGTGCCGGTGGTCGCGGCGGGCGGCATCGCCGACGGGCGCGGGATCGCTGCGGCATTTGCGCTCGGCGCGTCCGCCGTGCAGATCGGTTCGGCCTATCTGCGCTGCCCGGAATCCAAGGTGAGCGCGGCGGCCCGGATCGTGCTGGCGCAGGCCAGTGACGAATCGACGGTCATCACCAATGTGATGACCGGCCGCCCGGCGCGCGGCGTCGCCAACCGCGTGATGCGCGAGGTCGGCCCGATCTCGCCGGACGCGCCGGCATTTCCTCACTCAGCCACTGCGCTCGGCCCGCTGAAGGCGGCTGCCGAAAAACAGGGCAAGGTCGATTTCACCAATCTCTGGGCCGGGCAGGCGGTGCGGATGGGCAAGGAAATGCCCGCCGCCGAGCTGACAAGGGCGCTGGCCGGGGCAGCACTGGCGCGAATGGGCCAGTTGGCGGGCTGA